In Desulfotignum phosphitoxidans DSM 13687, a single window of DNA contains:
- a CDS encoding phosphorylase family protein, with protein MESISSIDQVLPEIMKLVQDLASAGIPRGPRVHEAIRKIWQTVDETRMYLASIRSEDLKFNIPNPKLVTLWTEASLAIASIDDELARRLRMKAEYWSDPTNWTSEQVVKVRITIDEVAVESRRLVDNLPDSTIPNKPHILDPVGQLKIQTLQLDPIDILLLCALKDEFDEVLSVRDGIIAPGWRMDTDSSGRIIADAQFAAKNGVSISIRATWAGYMGREQTQAVASSIICNTQVKCLAMSGICAGRRGKVELGDVIFGERLWSYDSGKSRVESGHEIFEYDMLQYRPSELWVQQMQAVSFATAPSWMGERPRLSYECQENWVLKCLLNGNDPKLQADFENECPGWSEILKRLTQKGWIQNPLTLTDQGKSYIEDLCAHFPTQLPKPANFQIHVAPIATGGAVKEDDQLFVRLSESMRKVLGVEMEASGLAALAEAHKIPAIIAKGVSDFGDKFKDDRYRKFAARASAEALILLFRNSSHLLPSQYEIPVQVAYASTRPVYSFGGQTLPLDLIELLADNYPETLEARALWERAGGKRRDVESISRPVDLWQRIWIRCEQGAIVTPKALLQAVLSDFPNNKIFQKYLKQFHAQ; from the coding sequence ATGGAATCTATTTCTTCAATCGATCAAGTCTTGCCCGAAATCATGAAACTTGTGCAAGATCTGGCAAGCGCTGGTATACCACGAGGCCCAAGAGTGCATGAAGCTATTAGAAAGATATGGCAAACAGTTGATGAAACTAGGATGTATCTCGCTTCTATTCGGAGTGAAGATTTGAAATTTAACATACCAAATCCCAAATTGGTAACCCTATGGACAGAAGCATCATTAGCTATTGCCTCAATTGATGACGAACTTGCTCGACGACTACGAATGAAGGCGGAGTATTGGAGCGACCCTACAAATTGGACTTCAGAACAAGTGGTTAAGGTCAGAATCACGATTGATGAAGTTGCAGTAGAATCAAGAAGATTGGTTGATAATTTACCAGATTCTACAATACCCAATAAACCTCATATTCTGGATCCTGTCGGTCAACTCAAAATTCAAACATTGCAGCTTGATCCAATTGATATTCTACTATTATGTGCATTAAAAGATGAATTTGATGAGGTCCTTTCCGTTCGCGATGGGATTATTGCTCCAGGGTGGAGGATGGACACCGATAGCTCAGGGAGAATCATCGCAGATGCTCAGTTTGCTGCTAAAAATGGTGTCTCGATAAGCATACGTGCAACTTGGGCAGGCTACATGGGACGTGAACAAACCCAGGCGGTTGCCAGTAGCATAATTTGCAACACTCAAGTGAAATGTCTCGCAATGAGTGGCATATGTGCAGGCAGACGCGGTAAAGTTGAGTTGGGTGATGTCATCTTTGGAGAGCGACTATGGTCTTATGATTCTGGTAAATCAAGAGTGGAATCAGGACATGAAATTTTTGAATATGACATGCTCCAGTATCGACCTTCTGAATTATGGGTGCAACAGATGCAGGCTGTCAGTTTTGCGACAGCCCCCTCCTGGATGGGAGAGCGCCCACGACTTTCATATGAATGTCAGGAGAATTGGGTCTTGAAATGCTTGTTGAACGGAAATGATCCTAAGTTACAAGCGGATTTCGAAAATGAATGCCCGGGTTGGTCAGAAATCCTCAAGCGACTCACGCAAAAAGGATGGATTCAAAATCCGCTAACTCTAACTGACCAAGGAAAATCCTACATTGAAGATTTATGTGCTCATTTTCCGACACAGCTACCAAAGCCTGCAAATTTTCAAATCCATGTTGCGCCGATAGCTACAGGAGGCGCAGTAAAAGAGGATGATCAACTTTTTGTAAGGCTATCTGAGTCGATGAGAAAAGTATTGGGAGTAGAAATGGAGGCCAGTGGCTTAGCAGCTCTTGCCGAGGCTCATAAAATTCCGGCAATCATCGCCAAAGGCGTTTCAGATTTCGGTGATAAATTCAAGGATGACCGGTATCGCAAATTTGCCGCACGTGCATCTGCTGAAGCATTGATATTGCTCTTTCGCAATTCTAGTCATCTGTTACCATCTCAATATGAAATTCCTGTTCAAGTCGCGTATGCCTCGACAAGACCAGTCTACTCTTTTGGTGGGCAAACACTACCACTGGATTTGATTGAACTGCTTGCGGATAATTATCCTGAAACGTTGGAAGCCCGTGCCCTTTGGGAGCGCGCGGGGGGGAAGCGTAGAGATGTTGAAAGCATTTCGCGACCCGTCGATTTGTGGCAGAGGATTTGGATACGATGCGAGCAGGGCGCAATAGTTACACCGAAAGCGCTATTACAGGCAGTTCTTTCGGATTTTCCAAATAATAAAATCTTCCAAAAATATTTAAAACAATTCCATGCTCAATAA